The DNA window GCGCGGCCGAGCTTTACGCCACATTCGTCGAACAGGAAGACGGCTCGGGTCTCGACTTCTCGGCGATGCTGCCCCGCTTCGAGAAACGCGGCCGCGGATGAGCTGGCTTGCGCGCGCCGAGGGTCTTGCGGGCCTCGAGCCGGGGATCGCCGCCCGGCTGGGGACGCTGCCGGTCAGCCCGCTGCCGAAAGGCAAGGTGCTGTTCTGTCCCGGCGAGGCGGCGCGCGGCTTCACCATCCTTCTCACGGGCCGGGTCGAGGTCTTCCTGATCGGCCCGACGGGGCGCGAGATCCTGCTTTACGCGATCGAACCCGGACAGTCCTGCGTGCAGTCGACACTGGGGCTGCTGGGCGGCGAGGACTATACCGGCGAGGCGGTCGCGGCCACCGATTGCGAGGCGGTGCTGGTCCCCAAAGAGACCTTCCTTGCGCTGATGGATGACAGCCCGGTCTTTCGCCGCTTCGTCTTCGGCGCCTTCGCGCAGCGGCTGCAATCGGTGATGGCGCTGCTGGAACGGGTGGCCTTCCAGAAGGTCGAAAGCCGCCTTGCCGCCGATCTTCTGGACCGCGCGACCGATGGCGCCGTCCATGCCACCCATCAGGAGATCGCGACCCGGATCGGCACCGCCCGAGAGGTGGTCTCGCGCCGGCTCGACGCGCTGTCCCGGGCGGGGATGGTGCGGCTCGACCGCGGCTGCGTGACGATCGAGGATGCCTCGGGGCTGGCCCGGATCGCCGGGGCCGACGGGGTCAGGTGACACCGCACGGGGCTGCAGCCCGGCAATGCAACCTAGTGATGCAGCTCCGTGACAAGGCCCCATGACAGGATCCGGTGACACAGTCACAGACGCGCGGACCGGGCGCGCGCATACTGGGTCCATAGCGTCCGGAACGGCCGGACGGCATCCATCGGAGGACCCATCCATGACCACCCAATCCCTGCTTGCGAAAAATGTCGGCGGCCTCGACCGTGCCCTGCGCATCATCATCGGCGCGCTGATGGTGATCGCCGCCCTGGTCGGCTACAGCAACTGGCTGCTGATCGGCATCGTGCCCCTTGCGACCGGGCTGATGTCGAGCTGCCCGCTCTACTCGCTGATCGGGGTGAACACCTGCAAGAAGGACTGACAGGCCCGAACCATGCGGGGCGCGCGCGGCTGCGGCCGCGCGCCGCCGCTTCGCAAGACATCGGCGGAGCGGCGCCGAGGCCGGTTGCGGTGCCTGAACCTTCCGGCCGCCCCGGGCGTTTCCCTCCGAACCTGAAGCGGAGATCCTCGATGCGTCCGATCCTTCTGGCGGCCCTGACCGCCCTTGCGCCCGCCCTTGCTCCTGACCTTGGCCTTGCCGCGCCGCCCCATTGCCCGCCGGGCCTCGCCAAGAAAAGCCCCGCCTGCATGCCGCCCGGTCAGGCCCGCAAGGGCGACGGGTTCGGTCACGGCATCGCGGCAGGAGACCGGATCGACGGCCGCTACCGGCATCTCGACGACCCGCGCCGCTACCGGCTCGACCCGCGCGGCAGCTATTACCTGCGCGACGACGGCTGGGTGGTCCGGGTCGATCCCGAGACCCGCAAAGTGCTGGACCTGATCGGCGCGATCGACGCCCTCGTCAACTGAGCGCCCCCGTGCCGCCTGCCGCGCCGAGACCGGCTATTCGGCCGCGACCCGGCGCGGCTTCAGCATGTCCTTGAGATAGCGCCCGGTATGGCTGGCCTCGCAGGCCGCCACCTCTTCGGGCGTGCCCTCGGCCACGATCCGGCCACCGCCATCGCCGCCCTCGGGGCCGATATCAATGATCCAGTCGGCAGTCTTGATGACGTCGAGATTATGCTCGATCACCACGACCGTATTGCCCTGGTCGACCAGTTCGTGCAGCACCTCCAGAAGCTTCTTCACATCCTCGAAATGCAGCCCCGTGGTCGGCTCGTCGAGGATGTACAGCGTCCGACCGGTCGCGCGCTTGGACAGCTCCTTCGACAGCTTGACCCGCTGCGCCTCGCCGCCCGAGAGCGTCGTCGCCTGCTGGCCGACCTTTATATAGCCCAGCCCCACATGCATCAGCGCGTCCATCTTCTCGCGGATCGAGGGCACCGCCTTGAAGAAGGCCTGCGCATCCTCGACCGTCATGTCGAGGACATCGGCAATGCTCTTGTCCTTGAACCGGATCTCAAGGGTTTCCCGGTTATACCTTGCGCCATGACAGGTTTCGCAGGTCACATAGACGTCGGGCAGGAAGTGCATCTCGATCTTGATGACGCCGTCGCCCTGGCAGGCCTCGCAGCGCCCGCCCTTGACGTTGAAGCTGAAGCGCCCTGGTTTATAGCCGCGCGCCTTGGCCTCGGGCAGCCCGGCGAACCAGTCCCGGATTGGCGTGAAGGCGCCGGTATAGGTGGCGGGGTTTGAACGCGGCGTGCGCCCGATGGGCCTCTGGTCGATGTCGATGACCTTGTCGAGATGCTCGAGCCCCTTGATGGTCTCGCAGGGCGCGGGCGTCTGGCGTGCCCCGTTCAACCGCATGGACGCCGTCTTGAACAGGGTCTCGATGGTCAGGGTCGACTTGCCGCCGCCCGACACGCCCGTCACGCAGACGAACTTGCCCAGCGGAAACCGCGCGGTGACATCCTGCAGGTTGTTGCCCGTGGCCTTGACCACCGTCACCGCCTTGCCGTTGCCCGCCCGGCGCTCGGCCGGCACCGCGATCTCGCGCGTGCCCGACAGATACTGCCCGGTGACCGAGGCCGGATCGGCCGCGATCTCCTCGGGCGTGCCTTTCGCCACGATCCGGCCGCCATGCACGCCGGCCCCGGGACCGATATCCAGCACGTAATCCGCCTCGCGGATCGCCTCCTCGTCATGCTCGACCACCAGCACCGAATTGCCCTGGTCGCGCAGGTTCTTCAGCGTCGTCAGAAGCCGCCCGTTATCGCGCTGATGCAGCCCGATCGAGGGTTCGTCCAGCACGTAAAGCACCCCCGTCAGGCCCGAGCCGATCTGGCTGGCCAGCCGGATCCGCTGGCTTTCGCCACCCGACAGCGTGCCCGCATTGCGCGCCAGCGTCAGGTAATCGAGCCCGACATTGTTCAGGAAGCCCAGCCGCTCGCGGATCTCCTTGAGGATGGCGCGGGCGATCTCGTTCTTCTGCTTGCTCAGATGCCCGGGCGCGGTCTGCACCCAGGCATGGGCCTCGCGGATCGACATCTGGACCACCTGACCGATATGCAGCCCCGCGATCTTCACCGCCAGCGCCTCGGGGCGCAGCCGGTGGCCGCCGCAGCTCTGGCAGGGGCGGTTGTTCTGGTAATTCTCGAACTCCTCGCGGACCCAGGCGCTGTCGGTCTCGCGATAGCGGCGCTCCATGTTGGGGATCACCCCCTCGAAGGCCCGCGTCACCTGATAGACCCGCCCGCCCTCGTCATAGCGGAACTCGATTTCCTCCTCGCCCGAGCCGCGCAGGAAGACCTGCTGCACCTTCTTCGGCAGATCCTTCCAGGGCGTCGCCTTGTCGAACCCGTAATGCCGTGCGATGGCCTCGATGGTCTGGCGGAAATAAGGCGACTTGCCCTTGCGCCAGGGCGCGAGCGCGCCATCATAGACGGTCAGCGCCGCATCGGGCACCACCAGGCGTTCGTCGAAGAAAAGCTCGACCCCCAGACCGCCGCAATCGGGGCAGGCCCCGAACGGCGCGTTGAAGGAAAACAGCCGCGGCTCGATCTCGGGGATGGTGAAGCCCGAGACCGGACAGGCGAAATTCTCGGAAAAGACGATGCGCTCGGGATCGCCCTCCTTCGGCGCGGTCTCCATCACGGCAATGCCATCCGCCAGATCCAGCGCGGTGCGGAAACTGTCGGCCAGCCGGGTCTCGAGCCCCGCCTTCACCACGATCCGGTCGACCACCACGTCGATGTCATGGCGGAATTTCTTGTCCAGCGCGGGCGGTTCGTCCAGATCGTGGAACTGGCCGTCGACCTTGACCCGCTGGAAGCCCTGCTTGCGCAGCTCGACGAATTCCTTGCGATACTCGCCCTTGCGGTCGCGCACGATCGGGGCCAACAGATAGGCGCGCGTACCCTCCTCCATGGCCATGACCCGGTCGACCATGTCCTGCACCTGCTGCGCCTCGATCGGCAGGCCGGTGGCGGGGCTATAGGGCGTGCCCGCGCGCGCAAAGAGCAGCCGCATGTAGTCGTAGATCTCGGTGACGGTGCCGACGGTCGAGCGCGGGTTCTTCGAGGTCGTCTTCTGCTCGATCGAAATCGCGGGGCTCAGCCCGGCAATATGGTCGACATCGGGCTTTTCCATCATGTCGAGGAACTGGCGCGCATAGGCCGACAGGCTCTCGACATAGCGGCGCTGCCCTTCGGCATAGATCGTGTCGAAGGCAAGCGAGGACTTGCCCGAGCCGGACAGCCCGGTGATCACCACCAGCGCATCGCGCGGAATGTCGACATCGACATCCTTGAGATTGTGCTCGCGCGCGCCGCGCACCTCGATCCGTTTCAGCTCGGCCATCACTGCCCCCGGGGAATACTTGTGAAGAAATAGTTGACCCGAGCACGATCTCCAACCGAAAAATGAGAACATGACGGGAACATTCAAGACCGCCGGGGCTGCGTCCCCGTGCGCGCTTAACATTCGGGCCCTCGCCCCCCATAGTTCAGATGGAAATCTCAGAACAGGAGTGCGCGATGGCCAATTGGTTCGAGCTCATGGCGAGGGTCTACCCGTATATCGAGGAGATTCGCGCGAAGGATGCCAGCGTCCATGCCGAAAAGGGTGAACTGCTTCTGATCGACGTCCGCGAACCGCATGAGGTCGCCCGCAGCGGCAAGGCCAAGGGGGCGATCCATATCCCGCTCATGATGATCCGGCACAAGGCGAACAGGCAGGGGCCCAATTTCGACCCGACGCTCGACCCGGCCAAGAGCTTCGCGCTTTACTGCGAGAATGGCAGCAAGGCGATCCAGGCCGCGCGGATGATGAAGAAGATGGGCTACGAGGATGTCTACAACATGGGAGCCTTCCGCGAGTGGCTGAACGCCAAGCTCCCCGTCGAATAGCTCCCGGTCGAGTAGCCCCCCGGATATGCAGGCGCCGCCCCGGAAGGGACGGCGCAGCCTTGAGACGGGTCCCGGCCCGTCCCTAGAAATGGATCGCCCGGTCCCAGGCGTCCAGCACGGATTCGTGCATCATCTCCGACAGGGTCGGGTGCGGGAAGACGGTTTCCATCAGATCGGCTTCGGTCGTCTCCAGCTGACGGCCGACCACATAGCCCTGGATCAACTCCGTCACCTCGGCGCCGATCATATGCGCCCCCAGCAGCTCGCCGGTCTTGGCATCGAAGACGGTCTTGACCATGCCCTCGGCCTCGCCAAGGGCGATGGCCTTGCCATTGCCGATGAAGGGGAAGCGACCGACCTTGATGTCATGGCCCTGCTCCTTGGCCCTGGCCTCGGTCAGCCCGACGCTGGCGACCTGCGGATGGCAATAGGTGCAGCCCGCGATCGAGCCCGGCTTGATCGGGTGCGGCTTCTGCCCTGCGATCAGCTCGGCCACCATGACGCCCTCATGGGACGCCTTATGTGCCAGCCAGGGCGCGCCCGCGACGTCTCCGATGGCATAAAGCCCCTCGACCCCGGTCCGGCAATACTTGTCGGTGACGACATGGGTCCGGTCGATCCTGACGCCCAGCCCTTCAAGGCCCAGCCCCTCGACATTGCCGACGATGCCGACGGCGGAAATCACGGTGTCGACCTCGATCTTCTCGAGCTTGCCGTTCTGTTCGACATGGGCGACAACCTTGTCGGCGCTGCGGTCGAGTTGCTTGACCGTGGCCTTCTCGCGGATCGTCATGCCCTGCTTTTCGAACTGTTTCTTCGCAAAGGCCGAGATCTCGGCATCCTCGACCGGCAGGATGCGGTCCATCACCTCGACCACCGTGGTCTCGGCCCCCAGCGTGTTGAAGAAGCTGGCGAATTCGATGCCGATGGCGCCCGAGCCGATGACCAGGAGCTTCTTCGGCTCATGCGGCGGCTGCAGCGCGTGCTTGTAGGACCAGACCCGCTTGCCGTCGGCCTCGAGCCCCGGCAGGTTGCGCGCCCGCGCGCCCGTGGCCAGGACGATGGCCCTGGCGGTCAGCTCTTCGCTGCCCTTGTCTGTCTTGACCGAAACCCGGCCCTTGCCAGGCAGCGTGGCCTCGCCCATCACCACCGTGACCTTGTTCTTCTTCAGCAGATGCCCCACGCCCGAGGCCAGTTGCTTTGCCACCCCGCGCGAGCGCTTGACCACGGCCGGAAGATCATAGCCGATCCCCTCGGCCTTCAGCCCGAACTCCTTGGCGCGGTGCATCAGGTGGAACACCTCGGCCGAGCGCAGCAGCGCCTTGGTGGGGATGCAGCCCCAGTTGAGGCAGATGCCCCCCAGATGTTCGCGTTCGACCACGGCGACGCTGAGCCCGAGCTGGGCGCCGCGGATTGCCGCCACATAGCCCCCCGGCCCCGCGCCGATCACGATCATGTCGAAGTTACGCGCGGCCATGGCGCAGTCTCCCTTTCTAGGTTCCCTTGATGTTCCGAAGGCATGCGCAGTTTCCCGGCTGCGACGCCCGAATTCCCCGCAACCCGAAGCGGCGCGGGGACGATGTCAGATCCGGCTCTCGGGGCCGGTCTCAGGCAGAGGCACGCAATTCTTCGACGCAGGCAGCGTAGCCGCCGCTTTCGAGAAAGGCGATTTCTTCCTCGGAAGAGCCGCGATGCAGGGCGGCATTGCGGAACGGGAAGCGGCCGAAGCGGCGGATAAGCTCGCGATGGGCCTTGGCGTGCAGAAGGTTGTCGGCCCCGGTCTCGGGCATGCGGGTCAGCATCAGACGGACGCAGCGATCCTGGTCCATCAGGCATTCCGAATGCATCAGCGGCATGTAGAAGAACTGACGCTCAGGCTCGGGGTAGCGCATGTCGAAATTATGCTCGATCGCCTGTTTGGCGGCAGCACGGGCCAGCGCGTCGGTGGCAAAGGCGCGCCAGTCGCCACGGAACATGTTGCGCGGAAACTGGTCGGTCAGGATCAGGAAGGCGAAGGCCCCCGCGGGGTTGGTCACCCATTCGTGCAGCTCGCCGGAATGGGCCGCTTCCCAGTCGCCCTTGAACTGCGCGACGATGGCGGCATCGACCTCGGGGTCGGCCTTGTACCAGCCCGCCGGGCCGACCTCTTCCATCCAGAAGCTGATGATCTGTTCGCGTCGCGGCATCTGATCCTCCTCGACCGTAGGCTGCCTGTTCGTGCTGGCGCGGATGGTTTCAGATTTACCCGGGGGGTTCAAGCCGTCCAGCGGTTCATCCCGGCCTTTAGGCCGGGCCGGGCGGCCCCGCGCCCTGATCGTCCTGCGCGGCCTCGATGGCAACCTCCTGGGCCAGCTCGACCGCAACCGGCGTGGCCGAAGGCAGCACCGGCGCATAGCTGCCGGTCTCGTCGACCGGAACCGGCGCGCGCTGGGTCATCCGGAAGGCGGTGAAGACCGCCAGCGAGGCCATCAGGACAGCGATGAAGAGAAAGAACCCGCCCGGCCCGATCACGCCCATGGCCCAGCCCGTCACCAGCGGCCCGAGGATCGCGCCGACCCCGTTGAGAAACAGCATCCCGCCCGAGGCCGCAGCCATGTCCTCGGGCTGGAGATAGTCGTTGGTATAGGCGATCAGCAGCGAGTAAAGCGGGTTCGACATGCCCCCGATGACGAAGGCCGCGGTCAGGAGCGCGCCATAATTCGTTCCCACCACGATCGCGGCGCCCGCCGCGGCCGCGCCGATGGCGGCGGCGGCCAGGATCAGGGTGCGCCGGTCGATCCGGTCAGAGAGCCAGCCGATCGGGTACTGGAACAGCAGGCCGCCCAGATAGATCGTGGCGACGAAGGCCGAGATCTGGGCGACCGACAACCCCGCCTCCGAGCCGAAGACCGAGGCCATCCCGAACAGTGCCGAGAACACCCCCCCGATCAGGAAGACGCCGACCGTGCCGGTGGGCGAGGTCCGGATCAGGTCGCGCAGCTTCATCGGCTTCGTCGTCTCGAAGGGCGGCGTCGGGCTGACCGACAGAAGGATCGGCGCAAACGAGATCGACACCAGCACCGAGGGGATGATGAACAGGATGAAGCCGCCCGGATCGGCGGTCAGCAAAAGCCCCTGCGCCGCGACGATCCCCGCCATCTGGGTGATCATGTAAAGCGACAGCGCCTGCCCCCGGGTCTCGTTCGAGGCGGAGTTGTTCAGCCAGCTTTCGGCGGTGACATAGACGCCCGAGAAGCAGAAACCGATCAGCACCCGCCCGATCGTCCAGGCCAGCGGGTCGGTCCAGGCGGGGTAAAGGATCAGCACCGCCGAGATGAAGGAGCCGAGCGCGGCGAAGACACGGATATGCCCGACCCGGCGGATCATCTCGGGCGCGAGCCGCGAGCCCCCGAGGAAACCCAGGAAATAGGCCGACATCACCATCGACATCTCGTAGGTCGAGAACCCCTCGATCCCGCCACGGATCCCCAGGAGCGTGCCCTGGATCCCATTGCCGACCATGAGCAGAAGAATACCCAGAAGCAGGGCCCAGGAGCTTGCCAACACCTTGAACACGGGAGAAGTCCTTTCGCAGTCTTGCGATCTTACGCGGCCGGGCCGGATGGGGGGGCTTTCGGGCGACCGCTGTCCCGCAGGTCCCGACCCGGCGGAATCAGAAGCGACGCGTCGCCATAGGAGAAGAAACGATACCCATGTTCAACAGCATGAAGGTAAATTTTCCGAATACGCGCATTGCCCATCAGCGCCGAGACCAGCATCAGCAGGGTCGAACGCGGCAGATGGAAATTGGTGATGAGCGCATCGGTCAGCCGGAACCGGAAACCGGGCCTGATGAAGATGTCGGTCTCGCC is part of the Rhodovulum sp. MB263 genome and encodes:
- a CDS encoding Crp/Fnr family transcriptional regulator, encoding MSWLARAEGLAGLEPGIAARLGTLPVSPLPKGKVLFCPGEAARGFTILLTGRVEVFLIGPTGREILLYAIEPGQSCVQSTLGLLGGEDYTGEAVAATDCEAVLVPKETFLALMDDSPVFRRFVFGAFAQRLQSVMALLERVAFQKVESRLAADLLDRATDGAVHATHQEIATRIGTAREVVSRRLDALSRAGMVRLDRGCVTIEDASGLARIAGADGVR
- a CDS encoding DUF2892 domain-containing protein yields the protein MTTQSLLAKNVGGLDRALRIIIGALMVIAALVGYSNWLLIGIVPLATGLMSSCPLYSLIGVNTCKKD
- the uvrA gene encoding excinuclease ABC subunit UvrA, whose product is MAELKRIEVRGAREHNLKDVDVDIPRDALVVITGLSGSGKSSLAFDTIYAEGQRRYVESLSAYARQFLDMMEKPDVDHIAGLSPAISIEQKTTSKNPRSTVGTVTEIYDYMRLLFARAGTPYSPATGLPIEAQQVQDMVDRVMAMEEGTRAYLLAPIVRDRKGEYRKEFVELRKQGFQRVKVDGQFHDLDEPPALDKKFRHDIDVVVDRIVVKAGLETRLADSFRTALDLADGIAVMETAPKEGDPERIVFSENFACPVSGFTIPEIEPRLFSFNAPFGACPDCGGLGVELFFDERLVVPDAALTVYDGALAPWRKGKSPYFRQTIEAIARHYGFDKATPWKDLPKKVQQVFLRGSGEEEIEFRYDEGGRVYQVTRAFEGVIPNMERRYRETDSAWVREEFENYQNNRPCQSCGGHRLRPEALAVKIAGLHIGQVVQMSIREAHAWVQTAPGHLSKQKNEIARAILKEIRERLGFLNNVGLDYLTLARNAGTLSGGESQRIRLASQIGSGLTGVLYVLDEPSIGLHQRDNGRLLTTLKNLRDQGNSVLVVEHDEEAIREADYVLDIGPGAGVHGGRIVAKGTPEEIAADPASVTGQYLSGTREIAVPAERRAGNGKAVTVVKATGNNLQDVTARFPLGKFVCVTGVSGGGKSTLTIETLFKTASMRLNGARQTPAPCETIKGLEHLDKVIDIDQRPIGRTPRSNPATYTGAFTPIRDWFAGLPEAKARGYKPGRFSFNVKGGRCEACQGDGVIKIEMHFLPDVYVTCETCHGARYNRETLEIRFKDKSIADVLDMTVEDAQAFFKAVPSIREKMDALMHVGLGYIKVGQQATTLSGGEAQRVKLSKELSKRATGRTLYILDEPTTGLHFEDVKKLLEVLHELVDQGNTVVVIEHNLDVIKTADWIIDIGPEGGDGGGRIVAEGTPEEVAACEASHTGRYLKDMLKPRRVAAE
- a CDS encoding rhodanese-like domain-containing protein, with the protein product MANWFELMARVYPYIEEIRAKDASVHAEKGELLLIDVREPHEVARSGKAKGAIHIPLMMIRHKANRQGPNFDPTLDPAKSFALYCENGSKAIQAARMMKKMGYEDVYNMGAFREWLNAKLPVE
- the lpdA gene encoding dihydrolipoyl dehydrogenase, producing MAARNFDMIVIGAGPGGYVAAIRGAQLGLSVAVVEREHLGGICLNWGCIPTKALLRSAEVFHLMHRAKEFGLKAEGIGYDLPAVVKRSRGVAKQLASGVGHLLKKNKVTVVMGEATLPGKGRVSVKTDKGSEELTARAIVLATGARARNLPGLEADGKRVWSYKHALQPPHEPKKLLVIGSGAIGIEFASFFNTLGAETTVVEVMDRILPVEDAEISAFAKKQFEKQGMTIREKATVKQLDRSADKVVAHVEQNGKLEKIEVDTVISAVGIVGNVEGLGLEGLGVRIDRTHVVTDKYCRTGVEGLYAIGDVAGAPWLAHKASHEGVMVAELIAGQKPHPIKPGSIAGCTYCHPQVASVGLTEARAKEQGHDIKVGRFPFIGNGKAIALGEAEGMVKTVFDAKTGELLGAHMIGAEVTELIQGYVVGRQLETTEADLMETVFPHPTLSEMMHESVLDAWDRAIHF
- a CDS encoding DUF924 family protein, producing MPRREQIISFWMEEVGPAGWYKADPEVDAAIVAQFKGDWEAAHSGELHEWVTNPAGAFAFLILTDQFPRNMFRGDWRAFATDALARAAAKQAIEHNFDMRYPEPERQFFYMPLMHSECLMDQDRCVRLMLTRMPETGADNLLHAKAHRELIRRFGRFPFRNAALHRGSSEEEIAFLESGGYAACVEELRASA
- a CDS encoding MFS transporter produces the protein MFKVLASSWALLLGILLLMVGNGIQGTLLGIRGGIEGFSTYEMSMVMSAYFLGFLGGSRLAPEMIRRVGHIRVFAALGSFISAVLILYPAWTDPLAWTIGRVLIGFCFSGVYVTAESWLNNSASNETRGQALSLYMITQMAGIVAAQGLLLTADPGGFILFIIPSVLVSISFAPILLSVSPTPPFETTKPMKLRDLIRTSPTGTVGVFLIGGVFSALFGMASVFGSEAGLSVAQISAFVATIYLGGLLFQYPIGWLSDRIDRRTLILAAAAIGAAAAGAAIVVGTNYGALLTAAFVIGGMSNPLYSLLIAYTNDYLQPEDMAAASGGMLFLNGVGAILGPLVTGWAMGVIGPGGFFLFIAVLMASLAVFTAFRMTQRAPVPVDETGSYAPVLPSATPVAVELAQEVAIEAAQDDQGAGPPGPA